The Alphaproteobacteria bacterium genome contains a region encoding:
- the hpnH gene encoding adenosyl-hopene transferase HpnH, translating to MAVPFFKEIKIGAYIVKQKLMGRKRYPLVLMLEPLFRCNLACAGCGKIDYPDPILNRRLSVQECLDAVDECGAPMVAIPGGEPLIHKDIGAIVKGIVARKKFVSLCTNALLLEKKLNEFEPSPYLFFSVHLDGIKKHHDKSVCMEGGFERAIAGIKAAQAKGFAVNVNATIFDNHPAEDIAAFLDLAKEMGVGVSISPGYAYERAPDQQHFLARKNTKELFRKVFALGKGKGWQLMHSGMFLDFLAGNQEAHCTPWGMPTRNIFGWQKPCYLLGEGYAKTFRELMDTTAWDSYGTGAYEKCANCMAHCGYEPTAADLAFKKPFTALKIALFGVKTEGEMAPEISLANQRPAQYVFEQQVHKTLTQLNAEKAQKAAQKAAQNAAARAAAEREPAHLTAAE from the coding sequence ATGGCTGTTCCGTTTTTCAAAGAAATCAAAATCGGCGCGTACATCGTCAAGCAGAAGCTGATGGGCCGCAAGCGCTATCCGCTCGTACTGATGCTGGAGCCGCTGTTCCGCTGCAATCTGGCGTGCGCCGGCTGCGGCAAGATCGACTATCCGGATCCGATCCTCAATCGCCGTCTTTCGGTGCAGGAGTGCCTCGACGCGGTCGACGAGTGCGGCGCGCCGATGGTCGCCATTCCGGGCGGCGAGCCGCTGATCCACAAGGACATCGGCGCCATCGTCAAAGGCATCGTGGCGCGCAAGAAGTTCGTCTCGCTCTGCACCAACGCGCTGCTGCTCGAGAAGAAGCTCAACGAGTTCGAGCCCTCGCCCTATCTCTTCTTCTCCGTTCATCTCGACGGGATCAAGAAGCATCACGACAAGTCGGTCTGCATGGAAGGCGGCTTCGAGCGCGCCATCGCCGGCATCAAGGCGGCGCAGGCCAAGGGCTTCGCCGTCAACGTGAACGCGACGATCTTCGACAATCATCCGGCCGAGGACATCGCGGCGTTCCTCGATCTCGCCAAGGAGATGGGCGTCGGCGTCTCGATCTCTCCCGGTTACGCCTACGAGCGCGCACCGGACCAGCAACACTTCCTCGCGCGCAAGAACACCAAGGAGCTGTTCCGCAAGGTCTTCGCGCTCGGCAAGGGCAAGGGCTGGCAGTTGATGCACTCGGGCATGTTCCTCGATTTCCTTGCCGGCAATCAGGAAGCGCATTGCACGCCGTGGGGTATGCCGACGCGCAACATTTTCGGCTGGCAGAAGCCCTGCTACCTGCTCGGCGAAGGCTACGCGAAGACCTTCCGGGAGCTGATGGACACGACCGCCTGGGATTCGTACGGCACGGGCGCCTACGAGAAGTGCGCGAACTGCATGGCGCACTGCGGCTATGAGCCGACCGCGGCCGACCTCGCGTTCAAGAAGCCGTTCACCGCACTCAAGATCGCGCTGTTCGGGGTGAAGACCGAAGGCGAGATGGCGCCGGAAATCTCGCTCGCCAACCAGCGGCCGGCGCAGTACGTGTTCGAGCAGCAGGTGCATAAGACGCTGACGCAGCTCAACGCCGAGAAGGCTCAGAAGGCGGCTCAAAAGGCCGCGCAGAACGCTGCCGCAAGGGCCGCAGCCGAGCGCGAGCCGGCGCATCTGACCGCCGCGGAGTAA
- a CDS encoding MMPL family transporter: MLKSVIVAIVTRCTHYAWTVIIVASLLAVASGVYAAKHFGINTDINTLISQNLPWRQRELAFEKAFPQHLRSILIVVDGPTPELTSEATNALVGRLQDNKQLFDSVAQPGGGAFFRKNGLLFLPAEETEKIAGQITRAEPLIAQLATDPSLRGLIEVLQMGLTGVELEKITLDGMLRPLTVTAETVEGVMANKPVNFSWQELLAGGQGGEANSKRKFIDVQPKLDFTNLQPGEVATAAIRKAIADLKLSQDYGARVRLTGPVSIADEEFATVQEGMVVNGVGTVMIVLGILYLALKSGRIILAVFLNLIAGLAVTAALGFLVVGPLNLISIAFAVLFVGLGVDFGIQYSVRYRADRYAVDDLNLSLAHAAKNFGAPLTLAAAAVAAGFLSFLPTAYRGVSELGQIAGMGMLVAYFSSITLLPALLKVINPPGEPEPLGFSWLAPVDRFMERQRIPILIGVALVSLGGLPLLYYLQFDFNPINLRNPHAESIATFLDLRRDPITGANAISVLAPDLASARPVVERLSKVPEVGQVRTLDFFVPQDQEKKLAAIKVARDKIEPSFKPDAAQKPPTDEENVTALEEVVASLNEAADKHKDKGQGAAAAKRLAGLLANLAKATPEMRQQVASAFLRPLKTALADLQDLLQAQTITLADVPRNIEELWRTEDGRARVEVLPKGDPNDNETLRKFARAVLAVEPHATGGPISILESGNTIVRAFFEAGAWALISIAILLWIVLRRFGDVLLTIVPLLLAGVVTLELCVVLGMPLNFANIIALPLLLGIGVAFKIYYIMAWRAGQTGLLQSSLTRAVFYSAMTTATAFGSLWLSSHPGTSSMGKLLVLSLLTTLAAAVLFQPVLMGKPRQIED, from the coding sequence ATGCTAAAGTCGGTCATCGTCGCGATCGTGACGCGCTGCACGCACTATGCGTGGACGGTCATCATCGTTGCGTCGCTTCTTGCGGTTGCTTCCGGCGTTTACGCTGCCAAGCATTTTGGCATCAACACCGACATCAACACGCTGATTTCGCAGAATTTGCCGTGGCGGCAGCGCGAATTGGCCTTCGAAAAGGCGTTTCCGCAGCATTTGCGCTCGATTTTGATCGTCGTGGATGGTCCCACGCCGGAACTCACGAGCGAGGCGACGAATGCGCTGGTGGGGCGCCTGCAGGACAACAAGCAGTTGTTTGATTCCGTCGCGCAGCCCGGTGGCGGCGCGTTCTTCCGCAAGAATGGCCTTCTGTTCCTGCCGGCCGAGGAAACCGAAAAGATCGCCGGCCAGATCACCCGGGCGGAACCGTTGATTGCCCAGCTTGCGACCGACCCCAGCCTGCGCGGGCTGATCGAAGTGCTGCAGATGGGCCTGACCGGGGTCGAGCTGGAGAAGATCACGCTCGACGGGATGCTCCGCCCTCTGACGGTGACGGCCGAGACGGTCGAGGGCGTGATGGCCAACAAGCCCGTCAATTTCTCCTGGCAGGAGCTGCTGGCCGGCGGGCAGGGCGGCGAGGCCAACAGCAAGCGCAAATTCATCGACGTCCAGCCCAAGCTCGATTTCACGAATCTGCAGCCAGGCGAGGTTGCGACCGCGGCGATCCGCAAGGCGATTGCCGACCTCAAACTGTCGCAGGATTACGGGGCACGCGTGCGCCTGACCGGACCAGTGTCGATTGCGGACGAAGAGTTCGCGACCGTGCAGGAAGGCATGGTCGTCAACGGCGTCGGCACGGTCATGATCGTGCTTGGCATTCTGTACCTCGCGCTCAAATCCGGCCGGATCATTCTTGCGGTCTTCCTCAACCTGATCGCGGGCCTCGCCGTTACGGCGGCGCTCGGATTTCTGGTGGTCGGACCGCTCAATCTCATCTCGATTGCATTCGCCGTGCTGTTCGTCGGTCTCGGCGTCGACTTCGGCATCCAGTACAGCGTGCGCTATCGCGCCGACCGCTATGCGGTGGACGATCTCAATCTCTCGCTCGCACATGCGGCAAAAAACTTCGGTGCGCCGCTGACGCTTGCGGCCGCGGCGGTCGCGGCTGGGTTCCTGTCGTTCCTGCCGACCGCCTATCGCGGCGTGTCCGAGCTCGGACAGATCGCCGGCATGGGCATGCTGGTTGCGTATTTCAGCAGCATTACGCTGCTGCCGGCGCTGCTCAAGGTGATCAATCCGCCCGGCGAGCCCGAGCCGCTCGGCTTCTCCTGGCTTGCGCCGGTCGACCGCTTCATGGAGCGCCAGCGCATCCCGATCCTGATCGGTGTCGCGCTCGTGTCACTCGGCGGGCTGCCGCTCCTCTACTATTTGCAGTTCGACTTCAACCCGATCAATTTGCGCAACCCGCACGCCGAGTCGATTGCGACGTTCCTCGATCTGCGCCGCGATCCGATCACGGGCGCGAATGCGATCAGCGTGCTGGCGCCCGATCTCGCCTCGGCGCGGCCCGTCGTGGAGCGGCTCTCCAAGGTGCCGGAAGTCGGGCAGGTCCGTACGCTCGATTTCTTTGTTCCTCAGGATCAGGAGAAGAAGCTCGCGGCCATCAAGGTCGCGCGCGACAAGATCGAACCCTCCTTCAAGCCGGACGCCGCGCAAAAGCCGCCGACCGACGAGGAGAATGTCACGGCTCTCGAGGAGGTCGTCGCCTCACTCAATGAGGCCGCCGACAAGCACAAGGACAAAGGGCAGGGCGCAGCCGCCGCGAAGCGCCTTGCCGGACTGCTCGCGAACCTCGCGAAAGCAACGCCGGAGATGCGCCAGCAGGTCGCGAGCGCATTCCTGCGTCCGCTCAAGACGGCGCTCGCCGATCTGCAGGACCTGCTTCAGGCGCAGACGATCACGCTCGCGGATGTGCCACGCAATATCGAGGAACTCTGGCGCACCGAAGACGGCCGCGCGCGTGTGGAGGTGTTGCCGAAGGGCGATCCGAACGACAACGAGACGCTGCGCAAATTCGCCCGCGCGGTACTGGCGGTCGAACCCCACGCGACAGGCGGGCCCATTTCGATTCTTGAATCGGGCAACACCATCGTCCGCGCGTTCTTCGAGGCAGGCGCCTGGGCGCTGATCTCGATTGCGATCCTGCTGTGGATCGTGCTGCGCCGTTTTGGCGACGTGCTGCTCACTATCGTGCCGCTGCTGCTGGCCGGCGTGGTCACGCTCGAATTGTGTGTCGTGCTCGGGATGCCGCTTAATTTCGCGAACATAATCGCGCTGCCGCTGCTGCTCGGCATCGGCGTGGCATTCAAGATCTACTACATCATGGCGTGGCGGGCCGGGCAGACCGGCCTGCTGCAATCGTCGCTGACGCGCGCCGTGTTCTACAGCGCGATGACCACCGCCACGGCGTTCGGAAGCCTCTGGCTCTCGAGCCATCCCGGTACGTCGAGCATGGGCAAACTGCTCGTGTTGTCGCTTTTGACGACGCTCGCCGCGGCGGTGCTGTTCCAGCCGGTGCTGATGGGCAAGCCGCGCCAGATCGAGGATTAG
- the ispH gene encoding 4-hydroxy-3-methylbut-2-enyl diphosphate reductase: MKVILAQPRGFCAGVVRAIEIVERALQKYGPPVYVRHEIVHNKHVVESLKAKGAVFVEEVSEVPPNAVTVFSAHGVAKSVEQEASSRDLPVLNATCPLVTKVHNQGKRYVGQGRKLILIGHAGHPEVEGTMGQIPAPVTLVQNEKEVDELDISPDTPVAYVTQTTLSVDDTKGIIAALQRRFSDIIGPETRDICYATQNRQSAVRDLSKLVDVILVVGAQNSSNSNRLREIGAEEGIPSYLIADGSALQPDWVKDAEVVGLTAGASAPEVLVEDVINALRRLGPVEVSTLPGREEHMEFRLPAELTEGFATRTVSRAS, from the coding sequence ATGAAGGTGATACTGGCCCAGCCCCGCGGATTTTGCGCCGGCGTGGTGCGTGCGATCGAGATCGTGGAGCGCGCGCTGCAGAAATACGGCCCGCCGGTCTATGTGCGCCACGAGATCGTGCACAACAAGCACGTGGTGGAAAGCCTAAAGGCCAAGGGCGCGGTGTTCGTCGAGGAAGTCTCCGAAGTCCCGCCGAATGCCGTCACGGTGTTCTCGGCGCATGGCGTCGCGAAGAGCGTCGAGCAGGAGGCCTCGAGCCGCGACCTCCCGGTGCTCAACGCCACCTGCCCGCTGGTCACCAAGGTGCACAATCAGGGCAAGCGCTACGTCGGCCAGGGCCGCAAGCTGATCCTGATCGGGCACGCGGGCCACCCGGAAGTCGAAGGCACGATGGGCCAGATCCCGGCGCCCGTGACGCTGGTGCAGAACGAGAAGGAAGTCGACGAGCTCGACATCTCGCCGGATACGCCGGTCGCCTACGTGACGCAGACGACGCTTTCCGTCGACGACACGAAGGGCATCATCGCGGCCCTGCAGCGCAGGTTCTCCGACATCATCGGCCCCGAGACCCGCGACATCTGCTACGCGACGCAGAACCGGCAATCGGCTGTGCGCGACCTCTCCAAGCTCGTCGACGTGATCCTTGTCGTCGGCGCGCAGAACTCCTCCAACTCGAACCGGCTGCGCGAGATCGGCGCCGAAGAAGGCATTCCGAGCTATCTGATCGCCGACGGCTCAGCGCTGCAGCCCGATTGGGTGAAGGATGCCGAAGTGGTCGGGCTCACCGCGGGAGCGTCCGCACCCGAGGTGCTGGTCGAAGACGTGATCAACGCGCTGCGCCGCCTTGGGCCCGTCGAGGTCTCCACGCTGCCAGGCCGCGAGGAGCACATGGAATTCCGCCTTCCCGCCGAACTGACGGAAGGGTTCGCCACCCGCACGGTCAGCCGCGCGAGTTGA
- the dxs gene encoding 1-deoxy-D-xylulose-5-phosphate synthase, giving the protein MTSKTTILDTIKAPADLRGVNEKDLQKVADELRNETISAVAVTGGHLGAGLGVVELTVALHYVFDTPNDRVIWDVGHQAYPHKILTGRRDRIRTLRQGGGLSGFTKRAESEYDCFGAAHSSTSISAGLGMAVARDLSGEKRNVIAVIGDGAMSAGMAYEAMNNAGAMNSRLIVILNDNEMSIAPPVGALSAYLSRLISGRTYMSLREIGKQIAKRMPKIVEEKALRVEEYARGFLTGGTLFEELGFYYVGPIDGHNMDHLVPVLRNVRDAENGPILIHVVTQKGKGYAPAEASSDKYHGVVKFDVATGKQAKAQANAPSYTKVFGESLVKEARKDDKIVAITAAMPGGTGVDIFGKAFPERTFDVGIAEQHGVTFAAGLASEGYKPFATIYSTFLQRAYDQVVHDVAIQRLPVRFAMDRAGLVGADGPTHAGAFDITYLGCLPGFVLMAAADEADLVHMVATQVAIDDRPSALRYPRGDGVGVDMPEFGVPLEIGKGRILREGSSVALLSYGTRLQECFKAADMLAAQGLSTTVADGRFAKPLDTELVLRLAREHEVLITVEEGAIGGFAAQVMQTLAEHGALDHGLKVRCLVLPDLFIDQDSPAAMYAVAGLDAKGIVAKVFEALGKDIRIDVVQHA; this is encoded by the coding sequence ATGACGTCGAAAACAACGATTTTGGATACGATCAAGGCGCCGGCCGATCTTCGCGGCGTCAACGAGAAAGATCTTCAGAAAGTTGCCGACGAACTGCGCAACGAAACGATCAGCGCCGTCGCGGTAACCGGCGGCCATCTCGGTGCGGGACTTGGCGTCGTCGAACTTACGGTCGCCCTGCATTACGTTTTCGATACGCCGAACGACCGAGTGATCTGGGACGTCGGACACCAGGCCTATCCGCACAAGATTCTGACCGGACGGCGCGACCGCATCCGGACCCTGCGTCAGGGCGGCGGCCTCTCCGGCTTCACCAAACGCGCAGAGAGCGAATACGACTGCTTCGGCGCCGCGCACTCGTCGACCTCGATCTCGGCCGGCCTCGGCATGGCGGTCGCGCGCGATCTCTCAGGCGAGAAACGCAACGTCATCGCGGTGATCGGCGACGGCGCGATGTCGGCCGGCATGGCTTACGAGGCAATGAACAATGCAGGCGCGATGAATTCGCGCCTGATCGTCATTCTCAACGACAACGAGATGTCGATCGCGCCGCCGGTGGGTGCGCTGTCGGCTTACCTGTCGCGCCTGATCTCGGGGCGCACCTATATGTCGCTGCGCGAGATCGGCAAGCAGATCGCCAAGCGCATGCCGAAGATAGTCGAGGAGAAGGCGCTGCGCGTCGAGGAATACGCGCGCGGCTTCCTCACCGGCGGCACGCTGTTCGAGGAGCTTGGCTTCTATTACGTCGGCCCGATCGACGGGCACAACATGGATCACCTCGTGCCGGTGCTGCGCAATGTGCGCGACGCCGAGAACGGCCCGATCCTGATTCACGTGGTGACGCAGAAAGGCAAGGGCTACGCGCCCGCCGAAGCTTCCAGCGACAAGTACCACGGCGTCGTGAAGTTCGACGTCGCGACCGGCAAGCAGGCCAAGGCGCAGGCGAACGCGCCATCCTACACCAAGGTGTTCGGCGAAAGCCTCGTGAAGGAGGCGCGCAAGGACGACAAGATCGTTGCGATCACCGCCGCGATGCCGGGCGGCACTGGGGTCGACATCTTCGGCAAGGCGTTTCCCGAGCGCACTTTCGACGTCGGCATCGCCGAGCAACATGGCGTGACGTTCGCGGCCGGTCTCGCCAGCGAAGGCTACAAGCCGTTCGCCACGATCTACTCGACCTTCCTGCAGCGCGCCTACGATCAGGTGGTGCACGACGTGGCGATCCAGCGCCTGCCGGTGCGCTTCGCGATGGACCGCGCGGGCCTTGTCGGCGCCGACGGCCCGACCCACGCCGGGGCCTTCGACATCACCTATCTCGGCTGCCTGCCGGGCTTCGTCCTCATGGCCGCCGCCGACGAGGCAGACCTCGTTCACATGGTCGCCACGCAGGTGGCGATCGACGACCGTCCGTCGGCGCTGCGCTATCCGCGCGGCGACGGTGTGGGTGTCGACATGCCGGAATTCGGCGTGCCGCTCGAAATTGGAAAAGGTCGAATCTTGCGCGAGGGATCTTCCGTCGCGTTGCTCTCCTATGGCACACGCCTGCAGGAATGCTTCAAGGCAGCCGATATGCTCGCCGCGCAGGGTCTGTCGACAACCGTGGCGGACGGCCGGTTTGCCAAACCCCTCGACACCGAACTCGTGCTGCGGCTCGCCCGCGAACACGAAGTCTTGATCACCGTCGAGGAAGGCGCGATCGGCGGCTTCGCGGCTCAAGTGATGCAGACGCTCGCCGAACATGGCGCGCTCGATCACGGCCTGAAAGTGCGCTGCCTGGTGCTGCCCGACCTGTTCATCGACCAGGATTCGCCCGCCGCGATGTACGCGGTAGCGGGCCTCGACGCGAAGGGGATTGTGGCGAAAGTGTTCGAGGCACTCGGTAAGGACATTCGCATCGACGTGGTGCAACACGCCTGA